Proteins encoded by one window of Sorangium aterium:
- a CDS encoding DUF6178 family protein, whose translation MKTPLTTSTRPRHLVTRLLEQPDLVHLVQGLPAPVLTKLIHHIGLEDAGEIVALATTAQLEGIFDEDLWRSERPGKDETFDADRFALWIEVMLEAGEAFAAQKIAELDEDFVTLALCKHVLVIDIDGLCVQMSSSAHSDDDDLVEKALEGCLYQEFEEFRVIAKNHRSWEPILSVLVELDKEHHTLLRTLLDRCCAISSEYIEESGGLYDVLTSEEMLESDVAGEREDRREQEGFVAPSAAASFLNLSRVTPLEETLQSRTYDAVTRAHFRAAAVKDRPTAAAARRSDALEAKNAANQQNLKGFLEVLREADVLPPATEPGLLTAGTKHGEDLPFTSAIREVKTRDAEIYGKRLMELSYLVNVLISGCSYNGGAFRPFEAVEAAICTCNLGLEQLLGERSTRKKPSPDELVSVIIEHDAVKIFMAGWNILHHRVSLFAADAIRKTLTKLAADQSDAQTAREIERVALGLGADADAGKPWRSRGKLDRLEGVLGAETTSTFRALLDEYPTLPHGVGEGSRTTAGRPLRFISTAAQVLAIQTLLKRPEVIGAKGPERAARTDAPAKPRLKRTRPGPGRQK comes from the coding sequence ATGAAAACACCGCTCACCACATCGACCCGTCCTCGCCACCTCGTGACGCGACTCCTTGAACAGCCGGATCTCGTCCACCTCGTGCAGGGCCTACCGGCCCCGGTGCTCACCAAGCTTATTCATCACATCGGCCTGGAAGACGCGGGCGAGATCGTCGCGCTCGCGACGACCGCGCAGCTCGAGGGAATCTTCGACGAGGATTTGTGGCGCAGCGAGCGCCCCGGCAAGGACGAGACGTTCGACGCAGATCGATTCGCCCTCTGGATCGAGGTCATGCTCGAGGCCGGTGAGGCGTTCGCGGCGCAGAAGATCGCCGAGCTCGACGAAGACTTCGTCACGCTGGCCCTGTGCAAGCACGTCCTGGTGATCGACATCGACGGGCTCTGCGTGCAGATGTCGAGCTCGGCGCATTCGGACGATGACGATCTCGTGGAGAAGGCGCTCGAGGGCTGTCTGTACCAAGAGTTCGAGGAGTTCCGGGTCATCGCCAAGAACCACCGGAGCTGGGAGCCCATTCTCTCGGTTCTGGTCGAGCTGGACAAGGAGCATCACACCCTCCTACGAACGCTGCTCGATAGGTGCTGCGCCATCTCCTCCGAGTACATTGAAGAATCCGGCGGTCTGTACGACGTCCTCACCTCCGAGGAAATGCTGGAGTCCGACGTGGCCGGTGAGCGGGAAGATCGGCGCGAGCAAGAGGGATTCGTCGCCCCTTCGGCGGCGGCGAGCTTCCTCAATCTGTCGAGGGTCACACCCCTGGAAGAGACACTGCAGTCCCGAACGTACGACGCCGTCACGCGCGCCCATTTCCGAGCGGCGGCGGTGAAGGATCGACCCACCGCAGCGGCGGCTCGGCGGTCGGACGCGCTCGAGGCGAAGAATGCGGCGAATCAGCAGAACCTCAAGGGCTTCCTCGAGGTTTTGCGCGAAGCGGACGTCCTGCCGCCTGCGACCGAGCCGGGGCTCCTCACGGCCGGCACGAAGCACGGGGAAGACCTCCCGTTCACGTCGGCAATCCGCGAGGTGAAGACGCGCGACGCGGAGATCTATGGGAAGCGCCTGATGGAGCTGAGCTACCTCGTGAACGTCCTCATCTCCGGATGCAGCTACAACGGCGGTGCGTTCCGGCCGTTCGAGGCAGTCGAAGCCGCCATCTGCACGTGCAACCTCGGACTCGAACAACTCCTCGGAGAGCGATCGACGCGCAAGAAGCCGAGCCCGGACGAGCTCGTGTCGGTGATCATCGAGCACGACGCGGTAAAGATTTTCATGGCCGGGTGGAACATCCTGCATCACCGGGTGTCGCTCTTCGCCGCCGACGCGATACGGAAAACGCTGACAAAGCTGGCCGCCGACCAGTCCGACGCGCAGACGGCCCGGGAGATCGAGCGCGTGGCCCTCGGGCTCGGGGCGGATGCCGACGCGGGCAAGCCGTGGCGCTCGCGCGGCAAGCTCGACCGGCTCGAGGGCGTGCTCGGGGCCGAGACGACATCGACATTTCGGGCGCTTCTGGACGAGTACCCGACGCTGCCTCACGGCGTGGGCGAAGGATCGCGGACCACTGCGGGCCGGCCTTTGCGCTTCATCTCCACGGCCGCGCAGGTTCTGGCCATACAGACGTTGCTGAAACGGCCGGAGGTGATCGGTGCAAAGGGCCCAGAGCGCGCAGCGCGCACCGACGCCCCCGCCAAGCCTCGACTCAAGCGCACTCGACCTGGACCGGGCCGCCAGAAGTAG
- a CDS encoding hydroxymethylglutaryl-CoA synthase family protein, whose translation MDVGIERINAYLGQACIDVRMIFEHRGLELKRFGNLLMDKKSVCLPCEDSVTNGVNAAKPLIDSLDRSSVEKIELLITSTESGLDFGKSLSNYLHDYLGLSRRCRMFEVKQACYGGTAALQMAANFVRSNAAPGAKALVVATDITSATAKHTYAEPSQGTGAVAMIVGDEPHVLELDFGANGYHGYEVMDTCRPDVHVEAGDPDLSLLSYLDCLEQSFRSYVERVEGADFQSAFDYLVFHTPFGGMVKGAHRNMLRNMKVPPESIERDFKQRVTPSLKYCAEVGNIYSASIFLALIGLIDSVPLDSAKRVGLFSYGSGCSSEFYSGIISRRGQELVRALGPAEALRKRYRLNMAEYENLLTLNSEWTFGVRDRRVDVSGYRDIYDRQFTNSGLLVLESVGSNYHRKYNWAH comes from the coding sequence ATGGACGTCGGAATCGAGCGCATTAACGCTTATCTCGGGCAGGCATGTATCGACGTGCGGATGATATTCGAGCACCGAGGCCTCGAATTGAAACGTTTCGGAAACCTGTTGATGGACAAGAAGTCCGTATGTCTGCCGTGCGAGGATTCGGTAACGAATGGTGTGAACGCGGCAAAGCCGCTCATTGATTCGCTCGATCGGTCTTCTGTTGAGAAGATCGAGCTATTGATCACATCCACCGAATCCGGGCTCGATTTCGGCAAATCGCTCAGCAACTACCTCCACGACTACTTGGGGCTCAGCCGCCGCTGCCGAATGTTCGAAGTGAAGCAGGCCTGCTACGGCGGTACGGCGGCCCTACAGATGGCTGCCAATTTTGTGAGGTCCAACGCGGCGCCAGGCGCGAAGGCGCTCGTCGTGGCGACGGACATCACGAGCGCGACAGCGAAGCACACATACGCGGAGCCGTCCCAGGGGACGGGCGCCGTGGCCATGATCGTCGGCGACGAGCCGCACGTCCTGGAGCTGGATTTCGGCGCGAACGGCTATCACGGTTACGAGGTCATGGACACCTGCCGGCCGGACGTGCACGTCGAGGCCGGCGATCCGGATCTGTCTCTTCTCTCCTATCTCGACTGTCTGGAACAGAGCTTTCGAAGCTACGTGGAGCGGGTCGAAGGTGCGGATTTTCAGTCTGCATTTGACTACCTCGTGTTCCACACGCCGTTCGGTGGAATGGTGAAGGGTGCTCACCGCAACATGCTTCGCAACATGAAGGTCCCGCCGGAGAGCATCGAGCGTGACTTCAAACAGCGCGTGACGCCGTCGCTCAAGTATTGCGCGGAGGTCGGTAACATCTACTCCGCATCCATCTTCCTCGCCCTGATCGGGCTGATCGATTCCGTGCCGCTCGATTCCGCCAAGCGCGTCGGGCTCTTTTCGTACGGTTCGGGCTGCTCTTCGGAGTTCTATAGCGGAATCATCTCTCGACGCGGACAGGAGCTGGTGCGGGCCCTCGGCCCGGCAGAGGCCCTTCGAAAGCGCTATCGGCTCAACATGGCCGAGTATGAGAACCTGCTGACGCTGAACTCGGAGTGGACGTTCGGCGTGCGCGATCGGCGGGTCGACGTCTCCGGATACCGAGACATCTACGACCGACAGTTCACGAACAGCGGCTTGCTCGTGCTGGAGAGCGTCGGGTCGAACTATCATCGAAAATACAACTGGGCTCACTAG
- a CDS encoding SDR family NAD(P)-dependent oxidoreductase → MNVDLLGQADSADGDRGRVAVGQSWIVALSARNEQELRRLAGSMREWLSRGRNGISMGDLSRALNVGRTHFGVRFCGLFDSLDDLSAALERRAAGEAPRRADVEGPRLSLETATSALEESGTGPEARRAALEAVCDWYRQGADIDWRRVCGDPSEGAPFDLPAYPFTDVDFWFQAERPHSALSGARPWTLDSFWDADLSRLGRQGFAKLLGDDDASVLQHRVEGAPLVHAAFYFELAFAGLKALRCRFDGLRWRSCVWANHLVLGRRVPVCLWLRDDGDTASFEIGLGSETTEEIVMQGQWETDSRGPVPPFPDTFPSGAARERATAAAVYDTLADRGVEYALNARLIESINLWAADEAWVELSSLAPESDRQEPVRRAFFAALQAAEFLIARSSEAPAVVERIESIAIADATREPRFARVRSTASEHGAPTYDIVVFDVNREVVVVIEQVLFQLVGGARGAGGRLDQVTRGPMLARPRLVACPPDVRAPSTIGESVLIFDTDDRLARRVRESERDAGVALVLPGAEFRRCDALTYTIDVTRGEHYTALLEALRGESFVPGHIVHRWAKGDFGYRPNQIDSQLDHGVRSLYWMARALVAARWDRPLQFLVWYGGRPELVQPLGASATGLLRAFALEQARTTVRAVEDAWSEDDPVKAEVMLRAELAVWSGDIEVRYDSGGRWAKTWELVSPLPAPAPHPVRAHGTYVLTGGLGGLGLLFAERFARLAPVNLVLAGRSAPTPRQEDVMARCRALGSRVTFVRCDVTRQDEADELVARVRAEYGPIHGVVHAAGVLRDGLVATKGLDALNEVIAPKIAGTVHLDIATRREPLDFFVMFSSLVGAVGNVGQADFAAANAFQLAFAELREAQRVTSERAGVTRAIAWGHWHEGGMRVTDDVDSALAARGMVSLSNEVGFALFDEALRAEAPALIAAQGDSSKLLSLLTKAGRG, encoded by the coding sequence ATGAACGTTGACCTCCTCGGGCAAGCCGACTCGGCCGATGGCGATCGCGGCCGTGTCGCCGTCGGACAGAGCTGGATCGTCGCGCTCTCGGCTCGAAATGAGCAAGAGCTTCGGCGCCTCGCCGGATCGATGCGCGAGTGGCTGTCGCGTGGGCGCAACGGGATCTCAATGGGAGATTTGAGTCGAGCGTTGAACGTGGGACGCACCCATTTCGGCGTGCGATTCTGCGGGCTCTTCGACTCGCTCGACGACCTCTCGGCCGCGCTCGAGCGGCGGGCGGCCGGGGAGGCGCCGCGACGTGCCGATGTCGAGGGTCCGCGGCTGTCGCTCGAGACCGCGACGAGCGCTTTGGAAGAGAGCGGCACGGGGCCGGAGGCGCGCAGGGCGGCGCTGGAAGCCGTCTGCGACTGGTACCGGCAGGGAGCCGATATTGATTGGCGACGTGTGTGCGGCGACCCGTCGGAGGGGGCCCCATTCGACCTGCCGGCCTACCCATTCACGGATGTCGACTTCTGGTTTCAGGCCGAAAGGCCCCATTCGGCCCTATCGGGCGCGCGGCCCTGGACGCTGGATTCATTCTGGGATGCGGACCTATCCAGGTTGGGTCGTCAAGGCTTCGCGAAGCTCTTGGGTGACGATGATGCGAGCGTCCTTCAGCATCGCGTCGAGGGGGCGCCCCTGGTCCATGCTGCGTTCTATTTCGAGCTCGCTTTTGCCGGCCTGAAGGCGTTGCGATGCCGGTTTGACGGCTTGCGATGGCGTTCTTGCGTTTGGGCGAACCACCTCGTGCTCGGCCGGCGCGTGCCCGTGTGCCTATGGCTGCGGGACGACGGCGACACGGCCTCGTTCGAGATAGGGCTCGGGAGCGAGACGACGGAAGAGATCGTCATGCAGGGGCAATGGGAAACAGATAGCCGCGGCCCGGTTCCACCGTTTCCGGACACGTTCCCCTCCGGAGCGGCGCGCGAGCGCGCCACGGCGGCGGCGGTCTACGACACGCTGGCGGATCGGGGGGTGGAGTATGCGCTGAACGCGCGGCTCATCGAATCGATCAACCTGTGGGCGGCGGACGAGGCGTGGGTCGAGCTCTCGTCCCTGGCACCCGAGAGCGACCGGCAAGAGCCGGTGAGGCGAGCGTTCTTCGCGGCGCTCCAGGCGGCGGAGTTCTTGATCGCCCGATCCTCGGAGGCTCCGGCCGTGGTGGAGAGAATCGAATCTATCGCCATCGCGGACGCCACGCGCGAGCCGCGGTTCGCGCGTGTCCGATCGACGGCGAGCGAGCATGGGGCGCCGACCTACGATATTGTCGTTTTCGACGTGAATCGCGAAGTCGTTGTCGTCATCGAGCAGGTGCTCTTTCAGCTGGTGGGCGGGGCGCGCGGCGCCGGGGGCCGACTCGATCAGGTCACGCGCGGTCCGATGCTGGCGCGCCCGCGCCTCGTGGCGTGCCCTCCCGACGTGAGAGCCCCTTCGACCATCGGCGAGAGCGTGTTGATCTTCGACACCGACGATCGCCTCGCTCGACGAGTTCGGGAGAGCGAGCGCGACGCGGGCGTCGCCCTCGTCTTACCCGGAGCGGAGTTCCGCCGGTGTGACGCGCTGACGTACACGATCGACGTCACCCGAGGCGAGCACTACACCGCGCTGCTCGAAGCGCTGCGCGGCGAGAGCTTCGTACCTGGACACATCGTCCATCGTTGGGCCAAAGGTGACTTCGGCTACCGGCCCAATCAGATCGACTCGCAGCTCGACCACGGCGTGCGCTCGCTCTACTGGATGGCCCGTGCTCTCGTCGCCGCGCGGTGGGATCGCCCGTTGCAATTCCTGGTTTGGTACGGCGGGCGTCCGGAGCTCGTGCAGCCCCTCGGCGCGTCGGCGACCGGCTTGCTGCGAGCGTTCGCCTTGGAGCAAGCACGCACCACCGTGCGCGCGGTGGAAGACGCCTGGTCGGAAGACGATCCGGTCAAAGCCGAGGTCATGCTCCGAGCGGAGCTCGCCGTCTGGTCGGGCGACATCGAGGTTCGCTACGATAGCGGCGGACGTTGGGCGAAGACGTGGGAGCTCGTGTCGCCCTTGCCGGCGCCGGCCCCGCATCCGGTGCGCGCGCACGGTACGTACGTGCTCACGGGCGGCCTCGGTGGCCTCGGGCTGTTGTTCGCGGAGCGCTTCGCGCGGCTCGCGCCGGTGAACCTCGTGCTCGCTGGACGATCGGCGCCCACGCCGCGGCAGGAAGACGTCATGGCGCGCTGCCGCGCCTTGGGGAGCCGAGTCACGTTCGTGCGATGCGACGTCACCCGTCAGGATGAGGCGGACGAGCTCGTGGCGCGGGTGCGCGCGGAGTACGGGCCGATCCACGGCGTTGTTCATGCGGCAGGCGTGCTGCGTGATGGTCTCGTGGCGACCAAAGGGCTCGATGCCCTGAACGAGGTCATCGCTCCGAAGATCGCGGGGACCGTTCACCTCGACATTGCCACGCGTCGCGAGCCGCTCGACTTCTTCGTGATGTTCTCGTCGCTCGTCGGCGCCGTGGGCAACGTGGGTCAAGCGGACTTCGCGGCGGCCAACGCGTTCCAGCTGGCGTTCGCCGAGTTGCGAGAGGCGCAGCGGGTGACCTCCGAGCGTGCGGGGGTGACTCGCGCGATCGCTTGGGGCCATTGGCACGAAGGCGGTATGCGAGTGACCGATGACGTGGACTCGGCGCTCGCTGCGCGCGGGATGGTTTCACTGTCGAACGAGGTGGGCTTCGCGCTGTTCGACGAGGCGCTCCGCGCGGAGGCTCCGGCCCTGATCGCCGCGCAGGGTGACTCGTCGAAGCTGCTGTCGCTGCTCACGAAAGCTGGCCGAGGCTGA